Proteins encoded within one genomic window of Cellulomonas xiejunii:
- a CDS encoding amidohydrolase family protein, with protein MKIVYGRTIVTMDQQRRVLDDAAVVVDEGRIVDVGPRSRIDVEHSDVAERIGGPSFAVIPGLVDAHGHAGHSLLKTLGADRPDVWMDVVTPFYFARTTEEYWYLDGLLSAMDRLGNGVTTSVSVMGSRPRADQTVFSAAHARGYAEVGVADVIGIGPSGNPLPHPTAVPDGDGWQSRTSSLADMIDVTEAVIRELDGTRDGLTRVFVTPFTIVPSLYPSGPSTPHRAVRLTDADRAHGAAVLDLARRTGTRIHSDAFGGHVRLALQDPDTAILGPHVHLQHGVGLDAEEITMLAATGTHFSHAPGGLVDVPSLMAQGVVVAATTDGSAPQRPFDLLLAARAVRDAHVVRERDPYLLPPGKLLEMITVDAARVLGMDDEIGSIEVGKRADLALIDVESPHLTPWWMPVHRIVGQASGRDVHTVLVGGEVLLEAGVPTRVDAPAVVAEAQRVAVGHVVAAGLQSHLTEPGWGQVRRVFA; from the coding sequence ATGAAGATCGTGTACGGACGCACAATCGTGACGATGGACCAGCAGCGTCGGGTGCTGGACGACGCGGCGGTCGTCGTCGACGAGGGCCGCATCGTCGACGTCGGGCCGCGCTCGCGGATCGACGTCGAGCACTCGGACGTCGCGGAGCGGATCGGGGGACCGTCCTTCGCGGTGATCCCGGGCCTCGTCGACGCCCACGGGCACGCGGGTCACAGCCTGCTCAAGACCCTCGGGGCCGACCGGCCGGACGTGTGGATGGACGTCGTCACGCCGTTCTACTTCGCACGGACCACCGAGGAGTACTGGTACCTCGACGGCCTCCTCTCGGCCATGGACCGGCTGGGCAACGGTGTGACGACGTCCGTGAGCGTCATGGGGTCGCGCCCCCGTGCCGACCAGACGGTCTTCAGCGCCGCCCACGCCCGCGGCTACGCCGAGGTCGGCGTCGCCGACGTCATCGGCATCGGGCCTTCCGGGAACCCGTTGCCCCATCCGACGGCCGTCCCCGACGGTGACGGCTGGCAGAGTCGGACGAGCAGCCTCGCGGACATGATCGACGTCACGGAGGCGGTGATCCGTGAGCTCGACGGCACGCGGGACGGTCTGACACGCGTCTTCGTCACTCCGTTCACCATCGTCCCGTCGCTGTACCCCTCCGGCCCGTCGACGCCACACCGGGCGGTCCGCCTCACCGACGCCGACCGTGCGCACGGTGCGGCCGTGCTCGACCTCGCCCGTCGGACGGGCACCCGGATCCACTCCGACGCCTTCGGGGGCCATGTGCGACTCGCGTTGCAGGATCCCGACACCGCCATCCTCGGGCCGCACGTCCACCTGCAGCACGGCGTCGGGCTCGACGCCGAGGAGATCACGATGCTCGCGGCGACGGGTACGCACTTCTCGCACGCCCCCGGTGGGCTGGTCGACGTGCCGTCCCTCATGGCGCAGGGCGTCGTGGTCGCCGCGACCACGGACGGCAGTGCACCGCAGCGGCCGTTCGACCTCCTGCTGGCCGCGCGCGCCGTGCGTGACGCGCACGTCGTGCGTGAGCGGGACCCCTACCTCCTCCCTCCGGGCAAGCTGCTCGAGATGATCACGGTCGACGCAGCCCGTGTGCTGGGCATGGACGACGAGATCGGCTCGATCGAGGTCGGCAAGCGGGCCGATCTCGCCCTCATCGACGTGGAGAGCCCGCACCTGACGCCCTGGTGGATGCCCGTGCACCGGATCGTCGGGCAGGCCAGCGGCCGCGACGTCCACACGGTCCTCGTCGGCGGCGAGGTCCTCCTCGAGGCCGGCGTGCCGACAAGGGTCGATGCGCCCGCGGTGGTCGCCGAGGCGCAGCGCGTGGCCGTCGGGCACGTCGTCGCCGCCGGTCTGCAGTCCCACCTGACGGAGCCCGGCTGGGGTCAGGTGCGCCGTGTCTTCGCCTGA
- a CDS encoding aspartate/glutamate racemase family protein, which produces MRIAVVNCNTSEAMTAEIGEGARAAAAPGTEILALQPSWGPVSAEGFYDSFITAAAVLDLLTTVRDVDAVVMAGFGEHGREGARELLDVPVVDITEAAAMQALLLGHRYGIVTTLPRVRGQIHDSLVTAGLAARCAAIEATDLPVLAVGQDTDRTIEAFVEAGTRALAAGADVLCLGCAGFTAVRQEVSRALDVPVVDAVTAGVSMAEALVGTGLTTSKVGPYALPLVKTRRGWPVHSSTGARN; this is translated from the coding sequence ATGCGCATCGCCGTGGTCAACTGCAACACCTCCGAGGCGATGACCGCGGAGATCGGTGAGGGTGCCCGGGCCGCGGCCGCGCCCGGGACCGAGATCCTTGCGCTGCAGCCGTCCTGGGGCCCCGTCTCGGCCGAGGGCTTCTACGACAGCTTCATCACCGCGGCCGCGGTCCTCGACCTGCTCACGACCGTGCGGGACGTCGACGCGGTCGTCATGGCCGGGTTCGGCGAGCACGGCAGGGAGGGCGCCCGCGAGCTCCTGGACGTCCCGGTCGTCGACATCACCGAGGCGGCCGCCATGCAGGCCTTGCTGCTCGGGCACCGCTACGGCATCGTCACGACCCTGCCGCGGGTGCGTGGGCAGATCCACGACAGCCTCGTGACGGCGGGGCTCGCCGCGCGCTGCGCCGCGATCGAGGCGACCGATCTCCCGGTCCTGGCCGTCGGCCAGGACACCGACCGGACGATCGAGGCGTTCGTCGAGGCGGGGACCCGGGCGCTGGCGGCCGGTGCCGACGTGCTCTGCCTCGGGTGCGCCGGGTTCACGGCGGTGCGGCAGGAGGTGTCCCGGGCGCTGGACGTGCCCGTCGTCGATGCCGTGACGGCAGGCGTGTCGATGGCCGAGGCGCTCGTCGGCACGGGCCTGACCACGAGCAAGGTGGGCCCGTACGCGCTTCCGCTGGTCAAGACGCGGCGGGGGTGGCCGGTCCACTCATCGACCGGGGCGCGCAACTGA
- the nirB gene encoding nitrite reductase large subunit NirB has translation MDPRHLVVVGGGMVAQRLVEALRDRDTTGAWRVTVLAEEPRRPYDRVALTSYFSGRTPEDLALGDPALWDDPLVTLVRGDKAVAIDRAARAVTAQSGRTFGYDHLVLATGSFAWVPPMEGADLDGVFVYRTLDDVAALRGYVTDLAAERSVRGVVLGGGLLGLEAAGALDALGARPTVLQVDTHLMSAQVDLGGGEALRRLVNRLGIGVRTQSMTTRVVPHRRGGVGRVELADGTRLDADVVVVAAGVRPRDELGRDCGLPIGPRGGVVVDDTCLTDDPHVSAVGEVACIRGACIGLVAPGYTMAEVTVDRLLGGGAVYPGADTATKLKLAGVDVASFGDAFARTPGALEVVWADPVGGVYKKLVMSDDARTLLGGVLVGDASAYASLRPMVGRELPGDPAAFLLPEGGAGAPDLELPDDASVCSCNNVSAGAIRHAVAEDGCHDLGAVKACTRAGTSCGSCLPLVKKLMATELGKLGVTVSSALCEHFTLSRAQLYDAVRVAGLRTFTEVVERFGTHGRGCDICRPAVASILATTAPAHVLDGERATLQDTNDHVMANLQKDGSYSVVPRMAGGEVTPEGLIAVGEVARDFGLYTKITGGQRVDMFGARIDQLPLIWRRLVDAGFESGHAYGKSLRTVKSCVGSTWCRFGVQDSVALAVMLELRYRGLRSPHKIKLGVSGCARECAEARGKDVGVIATDKGWNVYVGGNGGFTPRHARLLAEDLDTEALVRTIDRFLLYYVRTADRLQRTAPWIEEVEGGLDGVRAVVLEDALGICADLDEQMARHVEDYEDEWRATLDDPEKLKRFASFVNAPDVPDPSLAYVPERGQVRPASADERAVLVAGTTLEVRS, from the coding sequence ATGGACCCCCGTCACCTCGTCGTCGTCGGCGGCGGCATGGTGGCGCAACGCCTCGTCGAGGCGCTGCGCGACCGCGACACCACCGGGGCGTGGCGGGTGACGGTCCTGGCCGAGGAGCCGCGTCGCCCGTACGACCGCGTCGCCCTGACCAGCTACTTCTCCGGGCGCACGCCCGAGGACCTCGCGCTCGGGGACCCGGCGCTGTGGGACGACCCGCTCGTGACCCTCGTGCGGGGGGACAAGGCGGTCGCGATCGACCGGGCCGCGCGTGCGGTCACGGCGCAGTCCGGCCGGACGTTCGGCTACGACCACCTCGTCCTGGCGACCGGGTCGTTCGCGTGGGTGCCGCCGATGGAGGGTGCGGACCTCGACGGCGTGTTCGTGTACCGCACGCTCGACGACGTCGCCGCGCTGCGGGGTTACGTCACCGACCTCGCAGCGGAGCGGTCCGTGCGCGGCGTCGTGCTCGGCGGCGGGCTGCTCGGTCTGGAAGCGGCGGGTGCGCTCGACGCGCTCGGCGCCCGCCCGACGGTGCTGCAGGTCGACACGCACCTGATGTCCGCGCAGGTCGACCTCGGCGGCGGCGAGGCGCTGCGTCGCCTCGTCAACCGCCTCGGCATCGGTGTGCGCACGCAGTCGATGACGACGCGGGTCGTGCCGCACCGGCGCGGCGGCGTGGGCCGGGTGGAGCTGGCCGACGGCACGCGCCTCGACGCCGACGTCGTCGTGGTGGCCGCGGGCGTGCGGCCGCGGGACGAGCTCGGCCGCGACTGCGGGCTGCCGATCGGCCCGCGCGGCGGGGTCGTCGTCGATGACACCTGCCTGACGGACGACCCGCACGTGTCCGCGGTCGGGGAGGTCGCCTGCATCCGGGGTGCCTGCATCGGCCTGGTCGCCCCCGGATACACGATGGCGGAGGTGACGGTCGACCGGCTGCTCGGCGGCGGTGCGGTCTACCCCGGCGCCGACACGGCCACCAAGCTCAAGCTCGCCGGGGTGGACGTCGCCAGCTTCGGGGACGCATTCGCGCGTACCCCCGGCGCGCTCGAGGTCGTGTGGGCCGACCCGGTGGGCGGGGTGTACAAGAAGCTCGTCATGTCCGACGACGCCCGCACCCTGCTGGGTGGGGTGCTCGTCGGCGACGCCTCGGCGTACGCGAGCCTGCGCCCCATGGTCGGCCGCGAGCTGCCCGGCGACCCCGCCGCGTTCCTGCTGCCGGAGGGGGGAGCGGGCGCACCGGACCTCGAGCTGCCCGACGACGCGAGCGTCTGCTCGTGCAACAACGTCTCCGCCGGTGCGATCCGCCACGCGGTCGCCGAGGACGGCTGCCACGACCTCGGCGCCGTCAAGGCGTGCACCCGGGCCGGCACCAGCTGCGGGTCGTGCCTGCCGCTGGTGAAGAAGCTCATGGCCACCGAGCTCGGCAAGCTCGGCGTCACCGTCAGCAGCGCGCTGTGCGAGCACTTCACCCTGTCACGTGCGCAGCTCTACGACGCCGTCCGGGTCGCAGGTCTGCGTACCTTCACCGAGGTCGTCGAGCGGTTCGGCACCCACGGGCGCGGCTGCGACATCTGCCGTCCCGCCGTCGCGTCCATCCTCGCGACGACCGCCCCGGCGCACGTCCTGGACGGTGAGCGGGCGACGCTGCAGGACACGAACGACCACGTGATGGCGAACCTGCAGAAGGACGGCTCGTACTCGGTCGTGCCCCGCATGGCGGGTGGCGAGGTGACCCCCGAGGGGCTCATCGCGGTCGGGGAGGTCGCGCGCGACTTCGGTCTGTACACGAAGATCACCGGCGGTCAGCGCGTCGACATGTTCGGGGCCCGCATCGACCAGCTCCCGCTGATCTGGCGCCGGCTCGTCGACGCCGGCTTCGAGTCCGGGCACGCGTACGGCAAGTCGCTGCGCACCGTGAAGTCGTGCGTCGGGTCGACGTGGTGCCGGTTCGGCGTGCAGGACTCCGTCGCCCTGGCCGTGATGCTCGAGCTGCGGTACCGCGGCCTGCGCTCACCGCACAAGATCAAGCTGGGCGTCTCGGGGTGCGCGCGCGAGTGCGCCGAGGCCCGCGGCAAGGACGTCGGTGTCATCGCGACCGACAAGGGCTGGAACGTCTACGTCGGCGGCAACGGCGGGTTCACGCCGCGGCACGCCCGGCTGCTCGCCGAGGACCTGGACACCGAGGCCCTCGTGCGGACGATCGACCGCTTCCTGCTGTACTACGTGCGCACCGCCGACCGGCTGCAGCGCACCGCCCCCTGGATCGAGGAGGTCGAGGGCGGGCTCGACGGCGTGCGGGCGGTCGTCCTGGAGGACGCCCTGGGGATCTGCGCCGACCTCGACGAGCAGATGGCGAGGCACGTCGAGGACTACGAGGACGAGTGGCGCGCGACGCTCGACGACCCGGAGAAGCTCAAGCGGTTCGCCTCGTTCGTCAACGCGCCCGACGTCCCCGACCCGTCCCTGGCCTACGTCCCCGAGCGCGGCCAGGTGCGCCCCGCCTCCGCCGACGAGCGCGCCGTGCTCGTCGCCGGCACCACCCTGGAGGTCCGGTCATGA
- a CDS encoding nitrite reductase (NAD(P)H) small subunit has product MTTLDERATTWLTVCRLDDLARERGAAALVPDEIAGAPVLTQVALFRLLDDTVLAVQHHDPFSDAHVMARGIVGTRRVDGQDVPTVASPMHKQVFDLRTGACLDPAGKQPVVGCAPDLRTWTVQVADGDVRVAVGGGTA; this is encoded by the coding sequence ATGACGACGCTCGACGAACGTGCCACGACGTGGCTCACCGTGTGCCGGCTCGACGACCTGGCGCGTGAGCGCGGTGCGGCCGCCCTCGTCCCGGACGAGATCGCCGGCGCACCCGTGCTCACGCAGGTCGCCCTGTTCCGGCTGCTCGACGACACCGTGCTGGCCGTGCAGCACCACGACCCGTTCAGCGACGCGCACGTCATGGCGCGCGGCATCGTCGGCACACGGCGGGTCGACGGGCAGGACGTGCCCACGGTCGCCTCACCCATGCACAAGCAGGTGTTCGACCTGCGGACCGGCGCGTGCCTCGACCCCGCCGGCAAGCAGCCCGTCGTCGGCTGCGCGCCGGACCTGCGGACCTGGACCGTGCAGGTCGCGGACGGCGACGTGCGGGTCGCCGTCGGCGGGGGCACCGCGTGA
- the cobA gene encoding uroporphyrinogen-III C-methyltransferase codes for MTTLLGVELTDRPVLVVGGGPVAARRAEALADQGARVHVVAPHVCEPLADLVVAGRARWSDREVIETDLDDVWLVHTATGERTTDAAVVGWATARRVFCVDAGGPRRPAAGTARTPATARAGDVLVGVVSTTGADPRRTVQVRDRLAAHLRAGDVDLRRRRAAADRGRVVLVGGGPGDVGLLTVAGRRALAEADVVVADRLGPTDVLDELPADVEVIDVGKSPGHHPVPQDEINRILVEHAQRGRLVVRLKGGDPFVYGRGGEEVVACRAAGVPVTVVPGVSNAFAAAAAAGIPLTHRGVVGAVHVMNGTDGWSAAALTGLRDRSCTVVVLMGVAALPGLVRDALSGGVDPEVPVAVVEQATLPDQRVTRGALHEVAALCGARGVRSPAVVVIGEVARPGLLDVPQGEPVDALSPDPARMGA; via the coding sequence GTGACCACGCTGCTCGGTGTCGAGCTCACCGACCGCCCCGTGCTCGTGGTCGGCGGGGGACCGGTTGCGGCCCGGCGCGCCGAGGCGCTCGCGGACCAGGGTGCGCGCGTCCACGTCGTCGCGCCGCACGTGTGTGAACCGCTCGCGGACCTGGTCGTCGCGGGTCGGGCGCGGTGGTCGGACCGTGAGGTGATCGAGACCGACCTCGACGACGTCTGGCTGGTCCACACGGCCACGGGCGAGCGGACCACGGACGCCGCGGTCGTCGGGTGGGCCACCGCGCGCCGCGTGTTCTGCGTGGACGCGGGTGGGCCGCGCCGGCCCGCGGCCGGGACCGCACGCACGCCCGCGACGGCGCGCGCCGGCGACGTGCTGGTGGGTGTCGTGTCGACGACGGGCGCCGACCCGCGTCGCACCGTGCAGGTGCGCGACCGGTTGGCCGCGCACCTGCGGGCCGGTGACGTCGACCTGCGGCGCCGGCGTGCGGCAGCGGACCGCGGTCGGGTCGTCCTGGTCGGTGGCGGCCCCGGTGACGTCGGTCTGCTGACGGTCGCGGGGCGGCGCGCGCTGGCCGAGGCCGACGTCGTCGTCGCCGACCGGTTGGGCCCCACCGACGTGCTCGACGAGTTGCCCGCCGACGTCGAGGTCATCGACGTCGGCAAGTCGCCCGGTCACCACCCGGTGCCGCAGGACGAGATCAACCGGATCCTCGTCGAGCACGCGCAGCGCGGGCGCCTGGTCGTGCGGCTCAAGGGCGGGGACCCGTTCGTGTACGGGCGTGGCGGCGAGGAGGTGGTCGCGTGCCGCGCCGCGGGTGTTCCCGTGACGGTCGTCCCCGGCGTGAGCAACGCGTTCGCGGCGGCTGCGGCCGCCGGGATCCCCCTGACCCACCGTGGCGTCGTGGGCGCCGTGCACGTCATGAACGGGACCGACGGGTGGTCCGCCGCCGCGCTGACCGGCCTGCGCGACCGATCGTGCACGGTGGTCGTCCTCATGGGTGTCGCGGCGCTGCCCGGGCTCGTGCGTGACGCCCTGAGCGGCGGCGTCGACCCCGAGGTCCCCGTGGCCGTCGTCGAGCAGGCCACCCTGCCGGACCAGCGTGTGACGAGGGGGGCCCTCCACGAGGTCGCGGCGCTGTGCGGCGCGCGCGGGGTGCGCTCGCCGGCCGTCGTCGTGATCGGCGAGGTCGCCCGTCCAGGGCTCCTCGACGTCCCGCAGGGCGAACCCGTGGACGCCCTGTCCCCGGACCCGGCGAGAATGGGCGCGTGA
- a CDS encoding uroporphyrinogen-III synthase, producing MIDQTLAGCVVLVTADRRASELSAALERRGATVRHAPALGMVPHTDDALLLERTRDLLADPPDTVVVTTGIGFRGWIEAADAAGVADRLLEVLAATRIVARGPKARGAIQAAGLSADWVAESETSAEIGETLLDEGVAGRDIVIQHHGAGGDGLDEAFALAGARVRSVVVYRWGPPPDPALVRESARAVAEGEIDTVVFTSAPGAAAWVSAAQDAGVLDGVVRRHASGGVVFAAVGPVTARPLIEAGIDPLVPDRGRLGSLVRAVVTHYGGIEALDTVAGPLRVRRGAAVLDGRVLPLSRTGLEVLRLLAHARGSVVPRDRVLAALPGVSSDPHAAEVAIARLRDATGSRALIRTVVKRGYRIELQEQS from the coding sequence ATGATCGACCAGACGCTGGCCGGTTGCGTCGTGCTCGTCACCGCCGACCGTCGGGCCTCCGAGCTGAGCGCCGCCCTCGAGCGCCGCGGTGCCACCGTGCGGCACGCGCCCGCGCTCGGCATGGTGCCGCACACCGACGACGCACTGCTCCTCGAGCGCACGCGCGACCTGCTGGCCGACCCGCCGGACACCGTCGTGGTGACGACCGGCATCGGGTTCCGCGGCTGGATCGAGGCCGCCGACGCCGCGGGCGTCGCCGACCGCCTGCTCGAGGTCCTCGCGGCGACCCGCATCGTCGCGCGCGGTCCCAAGGCGCGCGGCGCCATCCAGGCCGCCGGTCTGAGCGCCGACTGGGTCGCGGAGTCCGAGACGAGCGCCGAGATCGGCGAGACGCTCCTGGACGAGGGCGTCGCGGGCCGCGACATCGTCATCCAGCACCACGGCGCCGGCGGGGACGGGCTCGACGAGGCGTTCGCGCTCGCCGGTGCCCGGGTGCGCAGCGTCGTCGTGTACCGCTGGGGCCCGCCCCCGGACCCCGCGCTGGTCCGGGAGTCCGCGCGTGCGGTCGCGGAGGGCGAGATCGACACGGTCGTCTTCACGTCCGCGCCCGGCGCCGCGGCGTGGGTGTCCGCGGCGCAGGACGCGGGCGTCCTCGACGGCGTCGTGCGTCGGCACGCGTCGGGCGGGGTCGTGTTCGCGGCCGTCGGACCTGTGACGGCCAGGCCGCTGATCGAGGCGGGGATCGACCCGCTGGTGCCGGACCGGGGGCGGCTCGGGTCGCTCGTGCGGGCCGTCGTGACGCACTACGGGGGCATCGAGGCGCTCGACACGGTGGCGGGCCCGCTGCGGGTCCGGCGCGGCGCGGCGGTGCTCGACGGCCGGGTCCTGCCGCTGTCCCGCACGGGCCTGGAGGTGCTGCGGCTGCTCGCGCACGCGCGCGGCTCGGTGGTGCCGCGCGACCGTGTGCTCGCGGCGCTGCCCGGGGTATCGTCCGACCCGCACGCGGCCGAGGTCGCGATCGCACGGCTGCGGGACGCCACCGGCAGCCGCGCGCTCATCCGCACGGTGGTCAAGCGCGGCTACCGGATCGAGCTCCAGGAGCAGTCATGA
- a CDS encoding sirohydrochlorin chelatase: protein MTSTPAPVLVGCSHGTDSVPGRAAIASILQDVALARPDLDVREAFVDVQQPEVDAVVAAAVGSAPAVVVPLLLSVGFHVKVDIHGSVDRPGAAAARPLGPDPLLVEILADRLAAAGLAPDDAVVLAAAGSTDPEAADAVRVVVAALAAHLARPVTVGYGAGAHPRVAEAVAAARAELAPGGRVVIASYLLAPGFFLDRVLEAGADVVTDALAPDPRLATIVLDRYDAVTAQASATWSPAVSAEA from the coding sequence ATGACGTCCACCCCGGCGCCCGTCCTGGTGGGCTGCTCCCACGGCACCGACAGCGTCCCCGGACGCGCGGCGATCGCGTCGATCCTGCAGGACGTCGCTCTGGCGCGTCCCGACCTGGACGTGCGCGAGGCGTTCGTCGACGTGCAGCAGCCCGAGGTCGACGCCGTCGTGGCGGCAGCCGTCGGGTCCGCACCCGCCGTCGTGGTGCCGCTGCTGCTGTCGGTGGGGTTCCACGTCAAGGTCGACATCCACGGGTCGGTCGACCGCCCGGGCGCGGCTGCGGCGCGCCCGCTGGGTCCCGACCCGCTGCTCGTCGAGATCCTCGCCGACCGGCTCGCCGCGGCCGGGCTGGCTCCGGACGACGCCGTCGTGCTGGCCGCGGCCGGCTCGACCGACCCGGAGGCCGCCGACGCCGTCCGCGTCGTGGTGGCCGCGCTCGCGGCGCACCTGGCACGTCCGGTCACCGTCGGCTACGGCGCGGGCGCGCACCCGCGCGTCGCGGAGGCCGTCGCTGCGGCACGCGCCGAGCTGGCCCCGGGCGGGCGCGTGGTGATCGCCTCGTACCTGCTCGCACCCGGGTTCTTCCTCGACCGGGTGCTGGAGGCAGGTGCTGACGTGGTGACGGACGCACTGGCCCCTGATCCGCGACTCGCGACGATCGTGCTGGACCGGTACGACGCGGTCACCGCGCAGGCGTCGGCGACGTGGTCGCCCGCGGTGTCCGCGGAAGCGTGA
- a CDS encoding glycosyltransferase family 2 protein has protein sequence MDPDATAAPATSGDGRDVVVSVVVPARDDADHLAVCLALLARQTRVPDEVVVVDNASRDETVDVARRHGARVVHEPRVGIPAAVATGYDAARGDVILRLDADSRPGPDWVAHALDVLRDPDIEAVSGWGRFDLPVPWGALLARTYLGSYYALGALAAGHPVLWGSSTALRTSAWQRVRGEVTRTDDVHDDLDLAMALGPAARVVVDRTWRVGVSARSVRPGRQWLRRFGRAFRTLRRQWQVMPPWERWRVRLRG, from the coding sequence GTGGACCCGGACGCCACCGCTGCGCCGGCGACGTCCGGCGACGGGCGCGACGTCGTCGTCTCGGTCGTCGTCCCCGCCCGGGACGACGCCGACCACCTCGCCGTGTGCCTCGCGCTCCTCGCGCGTCAGACCCGCGTCCCGGACGAGGTCGTGGTCGTCGACAACGCGTCTCGGGACGAGACGGTCGACGTCGCCCGACGGCACGGCGCCCGCGTCGTCCACGAGCCGCGCGTCGGCATCCCCGCGGCCGTCGCGACCGGGTACGACGCCGCCCGCGGCGACGTCATCCTGCGCCTGGACGCCGACTCCCGCCCCGGCCCCGACTGGGTGGCCCACGCGCTGGACGTGCTGCGCGACCCGGACATCGAGGCCGTCAGCGGCTGGGGCCGGTTCGACCTGCCGGTGCCGTGGGGCGCGCTGCTCGCCCGGACGTACCTCGGGTCGTACTACGCCCTCGGTGCGCTCGCCGCTGGGCACCCGGTGCTGTGGGGGTCGTCGACGGCGCTCCGCACGAGCGCCTGGCAGCGGGTCCGAGGCGAGGTGACCCGCACGGACGACGTCCACGACGACCTGGACCTCGCGATGGCGCTCGGCCCCGCGGCCCGGGTCGTCGTGGACCGGACGTGGCGCGTGGGGGTCTCGGCCCGGTCCGTGCGTCCGGGGCGGCAGTGGCTCCGGCGCTTCGGACGCGCGTTCCGCACCCTGCGGCGGCAGTGGCAGGTGATGCCGCCGTGGGAGCGGTGGCGGGTACGGCTGCGGGGATGA
- a CDS encoding SsgA family sporulation/cell division regulator — translation MADSSYDVIEVVAMQLIGSDATVIPVSAEMCFRTTDPYTVRAVFTGAHTMSTWLLGRELLAQGVQAVADAPAGTGDVQVWRDDDPDYTLVSLSGVEGSALLAAPTEPLLRFLAATESLVPIGAESDKMEGEITALIAALLTA, via the coding sequence ATGGCGGATTCGTCCTACGACGTCATCGAGGTCGTGGCCATGCAGCTCATCGGATCCGATGCCACCGTCATCCCGGTATCCGCAGAGATGTGCTTCCGCACCACCGACCCGTACACGGTTCGCGCCGTCTTCACCGGCGCTCACACGATGTCGACGTGGCTCCTCGGCCGCGAGCTGCTCGCGCAGGGCGTCCAGGCGGTCGCGGACGCGCCCGCCGGCACCGGCGACGTGCAGGTGTGGCGCGACGACGACCCGGACTACACCCTCGTGTCGCTCTCGGGCGTCGAGGGCAGCGCGCTGCTGGCCGCGCCGACGGAGCCGCTGCTGCGGTTCCTCGCCGCGACCGAGTCCCTCGTCCCCATCGGGGCCGAGTCGGACAAGATGGAGGGCGAGATCACCGCGCTCATCGCGGCGCTCCTCACCGCCTGA